From Candidatus Hydrogenedentota bacterium:
CTAACCTCGGAAACCCTCTGGATTCCCGCCTTCGCGGGAATGACGAATACTTCCAGTGTGACTAAAGCATCTCGTATCGGCGAACGCCTTACTTCAGACGTCTAAAGTATTACATACATTGAAGGTGGTTCATGTGGAGCTCGGCTCGAGTTGGAAGTTTAAATGCGATTGCCCTGCTGCGCCCACACGCGCTTGACACGGGGGGCCGGAGGGTTCAGAATAGGGGAAAATGTCCTCAAACTTGGAGAGTGCCACCATGTCACGTATAAGCCGCCGTCAATTCATTACGTCCACTTCCGCGCTGGCGGGCGCGTCGCTGCTGCTGTTTGGAGGCCGGGCTGTCGGCGCGAACGATCGCCTGCGCATCGCCATTGCCGGTCTTCGGGGCCGGGGCCGGAGCCATATCTCGGGCTTCCTCGAACAGGACAACGTCGAAATTGCCTACCTGGTCGATCCGGACCAGCAGGTGCTCGACAAGACGATGAGCGAGCTGCGCGCAAAGCTGGGCGACAAGTTCACCGCGAAGGGGGTCACGGATCTCCGGGTCGCGCTGGACGACAAGAACGTGGACGCGATCACGCTGGCCACGCCGAACCACTGGCACTCGCTGCAGACGATCTGGGGCGCGCAGGCGGGCAAGCATGTGTACGTTGAAAAGCCGATGAGCCACGACATCGTCGAGGGGCGCATCTGCGTGGAGGCGCAGAAGAAGTATGGCGTGGTCATCCAGCACGGCACGCAGCAGCGGAGCAGCGCGGAGACGGCCGGCCTCACGAAGATGGTCCACGACGGCAAGTTCGGCCGGCTGAAGATTTCCTACGGCTATTGCTGCAAGACGCGGGACGGCATCGGGTTCAAGCCGGTCACGGAAGCGCCGGCGCATTTGGACTGGAACCTCTGGCGCGGGCCGGCGGAAGTCGAGGGGTACCACGAGAACCTGGTGCACTATAACTGGCACTGGTTCTGGAAGACCGGCAACGGCGACATGAACAACCAGGGCACGCACCAGCTGGATGTGGCGCGCTGGGGCATCGATCCGGATCAGACGCACCCGGTGCGCGCGATGGCGCTGGGCGGGCGATTCAAGTGGGACGATCAGGGCGAAACGCCGAACACCATGTTCGGGATCGCCGAATATCCGAACGGCCAGCAGGTGTTCTTTAACGTCCGCAATGTGAACTACAACGGCTACCAGCACCAGGTCGAGAACGAGTATTACTTTGAGGACGGCGGCTTCATCCGCCGCGGCGAGTACTTCGCCGCCGGCAGCAAGAAGGGCGAGAAGATTACCGTCGAGCCCGGCGATGTGACGCCCGGCGGCAACTGGGGCAGCTTCGTGGCGGCGTGCCGTGCGGGCGACCCGGCCCTGGCCAACGGCGACGTCACCGTCGCGCACTACGGCAGCGTGCTCGGCCACCTCATGAACAATTCCTACCGCCTCGGCGAGAAGGTTCCGTTCAACCTCAAGGCCGGCAAGTTCGGCGACAACAAGGACGCCTACGAACACTTCGCCAAGCTCCACGAAGTCATGAGCGACGGCGTCGGCGTTCCCGAGGATGGCAGCGAATACGTGGTCGGCCCCTGGCTCACCTTCGATCCGGCCACTGAATCCCACACGGGCGAGTTCGCCGCGGAAGCCAACGCGCTCCTGAAGGACCCGAACCGGCCCGGTTTCGAAGTCCCCACCGTCGCCGACGTGTGATCCACACCGATTGCCCCCAGGGCGGCCGCGGAGACTGGAAAGCATCCAGTGCCGCGGCCGCCTTTTTTGCTGGGTCGCCGCGCCTGCGCGTCCAAATGAGGTATTGACAGCTTCCCGGCGCGCTTCTATAATTGAGCATAAGGGTTCGTGAGTCCGACCGGCCGGGCGCGCCGAATCGTGCTTTTCGGCAAGAGGAAGCGCGGGCGTGGCTGGTTGTGGTTACGCGTGCGTCTCCACGGGCCCGGGAGGGTTTGCCGGTGCACTACGGGCTGTCTGTCGTTGCGGTTCTCCTCGCGCTGCTCGGCGCCTGCTCGCCGAACGACGCCGGCCCGCTCGAAGACGTCCCCGCCGCAGAACCCGTCCCGACCGACCCCACCGAACGACCCGCCGAGCCCTCCGCAAGTTCCGACCAGGCGGAACCCGCCGAACACAACACCTCCACCGGGAAGGTCACGCTGCCGGTGCAGGCCGCCTTCCGATGGGACGCGAACGCCGCGTGGGGACCCGGGAACACGGCCGAGTTTTTGCTCGACATAACCCCCGGCGTGGCTGTGGCGGGGCTTTCCGTGCGCGTCCAGCACACCGGCGACCTCGAGATTCTCTCCGAGCCCACGTGGGAGGGCGGCCCCGTCGAAAGCGGCGCCACCGAGACCGTTCCCATTCAATTGCGCGCCGACACGCCGGGTAAGTCCGAACTTCGCGCGAATATAGCGGGTCGCGGCGAGGACGGGGGCGCGCTCTTTGAGGTGTCGCGCCCCCTGTACCTGCTGCTGTCCGGCGATCGCCTTTTTGCGGGGACGGGCGGCTTCAGCGCACTGGAAATGGCCGCGCTGGAACGGCGCAAGGCGGCGGGCGAGATTGGCGAGGCGGACTACGAGCGCGCGCGCCGCCAGATTCAGGGCGGGGGCGCGCACGAGGAGATTACCGTGACGCCGCCGGGCGGCTGATCGGCGGCGCCGGCCACACGAGCAGGGCCTTTGGGATCACAACGGATTCGCAGGAGCGAGGAAGCGGCCTGCCGGGAGAGCAGGCGAGTATTCAGGGGCGACCGCGGCCGGATCGCGCCGCAAGGGCATTCGTATCGGCGGGCCCGCCGTCGCCAGGCAGAGGAGAGAGGAAAGTGCCATGTTTATAACACCACCTCGGGAGTTACCGACCATGAGACGAGCCAGTTCAGTCCCGCGCGCACGTTTATTGACCGCAACCTTTCTGATCGCGTTGATCCTGGGCCTGAGTCCGGCGGCGATCGCCACGAAACCCACGCCCCCTGTGGAGATCGCCATTGGCGTGGATAAGCAGGATCTTGCGAACTACCGGGAGGCCCGCGTGAGTGTCGAGGTGCGCCCGGGGGCCGATCTGGAAGATGCGCGGGTCGAGTTCGAGGTCGCGCTGGGCGACGCCGAGATCACCGGCCCGAAATCCATTGACTTGGGGAGCATCGCGGCGGGCAGCACGCACCACATCAGCACCGCGATCCGCCTTACGGGCTATGGCAAGTCCGAGATCCGCGGCTATATTCACGGCCGCGACCCCGCCGGCATCGGCAAGTTCTGGCGATCGGCGGCCCTGCTCGTCGTGGACGCCAACGGCGAGGTGGTCAGCGGGATCGAGGGCTTTCTGCCACTGGAGTTGGAAGCCGCCAAGCGCCGATACGAGAAGAAACAGCTCTCCGAGGAGGACTACGAAAGGGAGCAACGCCGGATTCTCGGACAGGGCGCAGCGGAGAAGTCTTCAGTTAAGCCGGGCGTAGCCAAGCAGGGGACAATCTCGGTTTCTGGGACGATTCGCTGGACCGACGCCGCCGGCAACGTCCACCCCGCGCGCGAGGTGGATGTGGAGATTCGCGACGAAAACACCGCCGGATCCGAACTGGTCGCGACCAGAACCGCGTTCGGCGGGGTGTTCAACGCGACCATTGACAACAGCGACACCTTCGGCGACGGCGGGCGCGATATCTTTATCCGCGTCCTCACCCGCAGTTCCTCGGCCAACGTGGTCCGGGCGGACGATCCCGATGAAACCCATTTTATCGAATCTTCCGTCACCGACGACGTGGCCGACGGATCCGCCCTGACCATCGACCTCACAGCCAACAATACAGACGACAACAACCGCGCATTTTCCGTGCACGACGCCATGATTACAATCGTGCAGTACACGCCCTTCTTCCTCGGCGTTTCTCCCGCCCGGATCGACACGCTCTTCCCGGTGGGCGGCACGGTCTCGTTCTACAACGGCACAACCATCAACATGCTCCGGGATGACTGGATCGACTGGGACGTCATCCACCACGAATACGGCCACTACTTCATGGACGACCAGGACATCGAGGACAACCCGGGGGGCGCCCACGCCCTCGGCGAAAACCTGGCCGAACGGCTCGGCAAGGACAGGGGCATACGCCTGGCCTGGGGCGAGGGCTTTCCGACGTACTTCGGCACGGTCGGACAGCTCCGCCTTGGCGCCGCGTCCCTGGGCATCCCGAATGTCGGCGACACGGCCTACACCGATACGATCGACAGCTCCATCCACTACGACCTCGAGTCCAGCGCGGCGCCCGCCGAAAACGGCGAGGACGACGAGCTTGCCGTCCAGCGCGCACTGTACGACCTGTACGACTCCGCCCCCGATGGCAACGACGAGGTGGCCCTGGGCGATTTTGGCGTGTTCACCGTGGCGCGCGAGGCGAACGCGACAACGCTCAGCGCCTTCTGGAACCAGCTCATCATGGGCGCATCCACCGAGGAACAGGTCGCCTACGGCTGCCTTTTCATGGATCACAAGGTCTCGCCGGAGCCAACCGCGCCCGCGGATGGCGCCACCTTCGCCGCCGCGGACCCGCCGCCGGCCTTCGACTGGGAAGAACGTGGCGCCGGCCCTTCCTTCCGGCTGAATAAATTCACCGTGGAGTTCTGGGACGCGAGCTACACCACCCGCTACTTTGTGTCCCCCGAAGTCGACGCCCCGCCCTGGACCCCCTCCGCCGCCGACTGGAACACCATCCTGGGCAGCGACGACCTCATCAAGTGGGTCGTGCGCGGGCGCAACACCTCGGCCCCCGAGACCGGGACCTACATCAGCTGCCCGCGATCCCTCGGCGGCGTGGACGTGGGCTTCGTTATCGACGACACCGGTAGTATGGGCGAGGAGATCGGCGGCGTGCGCGACGCGCTCACCGCCTTCATCGCGGCCCTGGAAGGCGCGGAGCGCTCCCTGTCCATTAACTTGATCACCTTCAAGGACTCGGCGCACTCCGTCATCGTTTCCCGCGATCTGCCGGCCGTTCAGGCGCAGGTTAACGGGCTATTCGCCTCGGGCGGCGGCGATTGTCCCGAGGCCTCCGTTCAGGGCTTGCGCCTGGCCTCGAAGAACGTACGGGCGGGCGGGCGCGTCCTCTTCGCCACCGACGCCGACGCGCACACGGGCCTGGACATCCCCGGAACCGTCGCGGCCCTGCGCGCGAAGGGAATCCGGGTGGACGTGCTCCTGACGGGCAGCTGTTCGGAGTCGTTCAAGCACGGGACGTACTTCAGCAACTCGCTTGGCGAGCTCTATGCCATTCCACCCCATTGCAACGGAGAAGATTGCTTCGGCGAAGACGGCGCGGCAAAGACGGCGCCCGATTGTGATGGGCCCGATTGCAACACGCAGCTCGAACCCGCGCCTGAGTATCCCACGGGTTCAATCGCGCTCTTCTCGTCCATCGCGGCGGAAACCGGCGGCGTCTTCGCCTTCGTGCCCGAGGTCAATTCCTTCGACCCGGACGGACTTACCCGGTTTAACAACATCGCGCTCAACATGATGCTGGGCGCGGCCTTCCCCGCGTTGCCCAATGTTGAGCCTCCCCGCGGCAATCGCGATACCACTATCAACGTCGAGATAACCGGTTCGAACACCAATTTTAACATCAGCAGCGAAATCGCCTTCAGCGGCGAGGGAATCCGTGTCAACGCCGGCGGAGCAACTTCCGCCACCGCCTACCTGGCAAATATAACCATCGACGCCGAGACCGAGTTGGGTTTCCGCGACATCACGGTAACCACCGATCTCGGCGGCGGCGGCCAGGAAGTAGCCATCGGGATGGGAATCTTCGAGGTAGAAGACCTCCTCACCGGCCCCACGGTCACCGGCGTATCCCCCGCGCGGGGCGCGCTGGGCGAAACGCTGGATGTAACCATCACCGGGGCCAACACCAACTTCGGCGCGGAGTCGGAAGTCTCCTTCGGCTTCGGCATCACCGTTAACGCCTTCACCCCCGTCAGCCCCACGGAAGGCGTGGCCAACATCACCATCGACGAAGAGGATTCAACCCTGGGCTACCACAACGTTGGCGTAACGACGGGCTCCGAGTTCGCGGCCGAATCCGTGATAGGCCCATTCCTCGTTACCACCACCGCGCTCAGCGCATCCATCCCGCGGCTGGTTTCCGTAACGCCGCCCGTCGGGGCGCCGGGACAATCCCTCATCGTCACCGTCGCCGGCGAGAACACGAACTTCGTGGATGGCGAATCCGCGGGCGCCTTCAGCGGCGCCGGCGTGACGGTCAACGCCACCACCGTCAATAGCGAGACCGAGGCGCAGCTCGACATCGCCATTGCCGCGGACGCCTCCACCGGCTTCCGCGACATCGTCATCGTGACCGGCAGCGAGGAAGCCGCCCTGCTGGATGGCTTCGAGGTGGGCGGGAATGTGCCGCCCGTGGCGAACGCGGGGCCGGACCAGACCGTAACCGCAAGCGGGGAAACCGCGCGCGTCACGCTCGACGGCAGCGCCTCTACGGATGCAAATGGAACGATCGCGGAATACCTGTGGTCGGGAAGCCCGGATCCGAGCGACGTGATCCGGCCCACAGTCAATCTTGCGCCGGGCGAGTACACCTTCACGCTGATTGTCGTGGACGATCAGGGCGCGCAGAGC
This genomic window contains:
- a CDS encoding Gfo/Idh/MocA family oxidoreductase, producing MSRISRRQFITSTSALAGASLLLFGGRAVGANDRLRIAIAGLRGRGRSHISGFLEQDNVEIAYLVDPDQQVLDKTMSELRAKLGDKFTAKGVTDLRVALDDKNVDAITLATPNHWHSLQTIWGAQAGKHVYVEKPMSHDIVEGRICVEAQKKYGVVIQHGTQQRSSAETAGLTKMVHDGKFGRLKISYGYCCKTRDGIGFKPVTEAPAHLDWNLWRGPAEVEGYHENLVHYNWHWFWKTGNGDMNNQGTHQLDVARWGIDPDQTHPVRAMALGGRFKWDDQGETPNTMFGIAEYPNGQQVFFNVRNVNYNGYQHQVENEYYFEDGGFIRRGEYFAAGSKKGEKITVEPGDVTPGGNWGSFVAACRAGDPALANGDVTVAHYGSVLGHLMNNSYRLGEKVPFNLKAGKFGDNKDAYEHFAKLHEVMSDGVGVPEDGSEYVVGPWLTFDPATESHTGEFAAEANALLKDPNRPGFEVPTVADV
- a CDS encoding SHOCT domain-containing protein → MHYGLSVVAVLLALLGACSPNDAGPLEDVPAAEPVPTDPTERPAEPSASSDQAEPAEHNTSTGKVTLPVQAAFRWDANAAWGPGNTAEFLLDITPGVAVAGLSVRVQHTGDLEILSEPTWEGGPVESGATETVPIQLRADTPGKSELRANIAGRGEDGGALFEVSRPLYLLLSGDRLFAGTGGFSALEMAALERRKAAGEIGEADYERARRQIQGGGAHEEITVTPPGG